A genomic region of Candidatus Palauibacter scopulicola contains the following coding sequences:
- the ggt gene encoding gamma-glutamyltransferase has protein sequence MTGTEGMVASTDEFASRVGIEILAAGGNAVDAAVATGLALAVVNPEAGNLGGGGFMMIRLADGTVFAQDHREKAPLAATRDMYLDEDGNVTDRSVLGHLAAGVPGTVSGLWEAHRRFGALEWTDVVQPSIDLAHGFEVTTRLVSTLDAAQEGIRAFPHSARIFLPGDAVPGLGDTFAQPDLAAVLTRLRDQGPDDFYRGETAALIVAEMERGGGIITLEDLDRYETVWREPAAFDYRGYTVHSMPPPSSGGLTMAAIANILERWDLGAMGWNSPETIHVMAESFRRAYADRNEYLADPDFVELPAGEFLSEAYADRRAATISTERATPSAEVNPGIDAFLDESHTTHYAVVDAEGNAVAVTTSINSWYGGKVVVDGAGFFLNNTMDDFAAKPGTPNQFGLVQGERNAIGPGKRMLSAMSPTIVEDADGDLFLVTGTPGGATIITTVLQSIFNVVDHGMNVVQAVHAPRVHHQHLPDLVFHEFGGLGPAAASALEALGHTVLERDPGPPDAYFTGGMSGDVQLIMAMPDGSWTAWSDPRRGGTALGR, from the coding sequence GTGACGGGCACGGAGGGGATGGTCGCCTCGACGGACGAGTTTGCGTCGCGCGTGGGTATCGAGATCCTCGCGGCCGGCGGGAACGCGGTGGACGCGGCCGTGGCCACGGGACTCGCGCTCGCGGTCGTGAACCCGGAGGCCGGTAACCTGGGCGGGGGCGGGTTCATGATGATCCGCCTCGCCGACGGCACCGTCTTCGCGCAGGACCACCGGGAGAAGGCGCCGCTGGCCGCCACCCGCGACATGTACCTCGACGAGGACGGGAACGTGACCGACCGCTCCGTCCTGGGGCACCTGGCGGCGGGCGTGCCCGGGACGGTGTCGGGGCTGTGGGAGGCGCACCGGCGCTTCGGCGCGCTCGAGTGGACCGACGTGGTGCAGCCCTCCATCGACCTCGCGCACGGGTTCGAGGTCACGACGCGGCTGGTGTCCACGCTCGACGCGGCCCAGGAGGGGATCCGCGCCTTCCCGCACAGCGCGCGCATCTTCCTCCCCGGCGACGCCGTCCCCGGCCTGGGCGACACCTTCGCGCAGCCGGACCTCGCCGCCGTCCTCACGCGCCTCCGCGACCAGGGGCCCGACGACTTCTACCGCGGGGAGACCGCCGCCCTGATCGTGGCGGAGATGGAGCGCGGCGGCGGCATCATCACGCTGGAGGACCTCGACCGCTACGAAACGGTGTGGCGCGAGCCGGCCGCCTTCGACTACCGCGGCTACACGGTGCACTCGATGCCGCCGCCGTCCTCGGGCGGCCTCACCATGGCGGCGATCGCCAACATCCTGGAACGCTGGGACCTGGGCGCCATGGGCTGGAACAGCCCCGAGACGATCCACGTGATGGCCGAATCCTTCCGGCGCGCCTACGCCGACCGCAACGAGTACCTCGCGGACCCGGACTTCGTCGAGCTTCCCGCCGGCGAGTTCCTGTCGGAGGCCTACGCGGACCGCCGCGCGGCGACGATCTCCACGGAGCGGGCGACGCCCTCCGCCGAGGTCAATCCCGGGATCGACGCCTTCCTCGACGAGAGCCACACGACCCACTACGCCGTCGTCGACGCGGAGGGGAACGCGGTCGCGGTCACGACGAGCATCAACTCGTGGTACGGCGGCAAGGTCGTCGTGGACGGGGCGGGGTTCTTCCTCAACAACACGATGGACGACTTCGCGGCCAAGCCGGGCACGCCGAACCAGTTCGGCCTCGTGCAGGGCGAGCGCAACGCGATCGGCCCCGGCAAGCGCATGCTGTCGGCGATGAGCCCCACGATCGTCGAGGACGCGGACGGCGACCTCTTCCTCGTCACGGGAACCCCCGGCGGCGCCACGATCATCACGACGGTGCTGCAGTCCATCTTCAACGTCGTCGACCACGGGATGAACGTCGTGCAGGCGGTCCACGCCCCGCGGGTGCACCACCAGCACCTCCCGGACCTCGTCTTCCACGAGTTCGGGGGACTGGGGCCGGCCGCGGCGAGCGCGCTGGAGGCGCTGGGACACACAGTCCTCGAGCGCGACCCGGGCCCGCCCGACGCCTACTTCACCGGCGGGATGTCGGGCGACGTGCAGCTGATCATGGCGATGCCGGACGGATCCTGGACGGCCTGGTCCGACCCCCGCCGCGGCGGGACGGCGCTCGGCCGCTAG
- a CDS encoding benzoate-CoA ligase family protein: MRIERSVVPARLRYGETFNAASWYIDRHVAEGRGGKVAIEQAAATVTYAELAGRVAQAGNALLGLGLAPGDRVLMVVKDGPEFFFFFWGAIKAGIVPVPVSYLMRARDLAFIVADSECRAVVYSPEFAAEVVPALAAARTGARGLALEAEGGVLDDVDAAPPELEAATARPDDVAFWLYSSGTTGRPKGVPHRHRDMPATCEHYAVGILGLGEDDRCYSAAKLFFVYGLGNAMTFPLWVGGTAILDERRPTPATTFETIETLRPTAYFGVPTLYAAQLQALDQAGAAGGGPAGQGGPDLTSLRLCVSAGEALPPDLFRRWKAATGLEILDGIGSTEALHIFISNAPGDVKPGSTGRVVPGYEARIVGEDGAESGPGEAGQLEIRGDSTTPGYWNRPELEGRTIVDGWLRTGDQYVRDAAGWFHYQGRADDMIKVGGIWCSPFDIEARLMEHPSVLEAAVVGREDDHGLVKPEAHVVLSEPLRERVGAESAGDALAAELVRHCKEELPRYMYPRWVRFVAELPKTATGKIQRFRLRESSCPP, encoded by the coding sequence ATGCGAATCGAGCGTTCGGTGGTCCCCGCGCGTCTCCGGTATGGGGAGACGTTCAACGCGGCCTCTTGGTACATCGACCGGCATGTGGCGGAGGGGCGGGGCGGCAAGGTCGCCATCGAGCAGGCGGCGGCGACGGTCACGTACGCGGAACTGGCCGGGCGGGTGGCGCAGGCGGGGAACGCGCTCCTCGGGCTCGGGCTCGCGCCGGGCGACCGGGTGCTCATGGTCGTGAAGGACGGTCCCGAGTTCTTCTTTTTCTTCTGGGGGGCGATCAAGGCGGGGATCGTGCCTGTGCCCGTGAGCTACCTCATGCGGGCGCGGGATCTCGCGTTCATTGTCGCCGACTCGGAGTGCCGGGCCGTCGTCTACTCGCCGGAGTTCGCGGCCGAGGTCGTGCCGGCGCTGGCGGCGGCGCGCACGGGCGCCCGCGGGCTCGCGCTCGAGGCGGAGGGCGGGGTGCTGGACGACGTCGACGCCGCTCCTCCAGAGCTGGAGGCCGCGACCGCCCGCCCGGACGACGTCGCGTTCTGGCTCTACTCCTCGGGCACCACGGGCCGTCCCAAGGGGGTGCCGCACCGCCACCGCGACATGCCCGCCACGTGCGAGCACTATGCCGTGGGGATCCTCGGGCTGGGCGAGGACGACCGCTGCTACTCCGCGGCGAAGCTCTTCTTCGTGTACGGGCTGGGGAACGCGATGACCTTCCCGCTGTGGGTGGGAGGCACCGCGATCCTCGACGAGCGGCGGCCGACGCCCGCGACGACGTTCGAGACGATCGAGACGCTGCGCCCGACGGCGTACTTCGGCGTGCCGACGCTGTACGCCGCCCAGTTGCAGGCGCTGGACCAAGCCGGCGCGGCGGGCGGCGGCCCGGCGGGGCAGGGCGGTCCCGATCTGACTTCGCTCCGGCTCTGCGTCTCGGCCGGCGAGGCACTGCCCCCCGACCTCTTCCGCCGCTGGAAGGCGGCGACGGGGCTCGAGATCCTGGACGGGATCGGCTCCACCGAGGCGCTCCACATCTTCATCTCCAACGCCCCTGGCGACGTGAAGCCCGGGAGCACGGGCCGCGTCGTCCCCGGCTACGAGGCGCGGATCGTGGGTGAAGACGGCGCCGAGTCGGGGCCCGGCGAGGCGGGGCAACTCGAGATCCGCGGCGACTCGACGACGCCCGGCTACTGGAACCGTCCGGAACTCGAGGGACGGACGATCGTCGACGGCTGGCTCCGCACGGGCGACCAGTACGTGCGCGACGCCGCAGGCTGGTTCCACTACCAGGGCCGCGCCGACGACATGATCAAGGTGGGCGGGATCTGGTGCTCCCCGTTCGACATCGAGGCCCGTCTCATGGAACATCCCTCGGTATTGGAGGCTGCGGTCGTGGGCCGCGAGGACGACCACGGCCTGGTGAAGCCGGAGGCGCACGTCGTGCTGTCGGAGCCGCTCCGGGAGAGGGTGGGCGCCGAGTCGGCCGGTGACGCGCTCGCCGCGGAACTCGTCAGACACTGTAAGGAGGAGCTGCCGCGCTACATGTACCCGCGCTGGGTCCGGTTCGTCGCCGAACTGCCGAAGACGGCGACGGGAAAGATCCAGCGGTTCAGACTTCGGGAGTCTTCATGTCCACCCTGA
- a CDS encoding amidohydrolase family protein, which produces MYQLSVPRLRRPSSALIPLAARFLLPLALFLLSGSLLLPTASHAQDREVQVTVSEGTNMAAAVSPDGSRIVLDLQGTLWVMDAGGGEARAITDMYYDARQPQWAPDGSRIVFQSFRDGRWHIWSIASDGTDPVQHTFGPYDEREPAYSPDGGAIVFASDRSGNYDIWTLDVSGGPGDGRIQRVTDAPTHEFTPQWSPDGESLAYASDRALGAIVVRESGGSIRVVARNAGAISPAWSPDGSRIAYSAVVQGQTGLWVADAGADDSGGGGAATPTRLTEEGADVFPFRPMWMGDGMGDGTDAAEIAYTGDGRIRRVSADGAPGADIPFEATFAFTRRDYERAPRSFEAGGPEPVQGIVAPAVSPDGRHIAFTALGDLWLLDIGAGGADGTDEAGGARPRRLTDDPFVDLMPAWSRDGSRLAYASDRAGSLDIWVRDMATGTETRATAEPGGEVGPVFSPAGDRIVFTSVMGLQAAVQAVDLATGELTTIRGDLFAPSRPSFSPDGRTIAMSVLSQYSSRFREGRNEILLQPLDGGETRVVTAADHENMGVRALDGPVWSPDGRRMAYASEGVLWMVEVDADGVPSAPPTRLSNHHADAISWTGDSRSIVYQSTRGLRRYHLDDGRSEEIPLRLEWQRPAREGAVLVRAARVWDGVSDEISRDMDVIIEGNRIVSVVPHSDANLAAVIDAGGEVVDAGDLTVLPGLVDMHSHMGYGMGEALGRAFLAYGVTTIRDPTSDPYEIAERRESIDSGRRIGPREFATGRTMDGNRIYYSGAGSLGPNGNLELELDRAEHTGYSLIKTYVRMPDLIQRRIIEFAHGIGIPVASHEIYPAVAHGQDHVEHISGTSRRGYSPKVTAMYRTYDDVIQLLTASGMTITPTMALMGGWWKSVGDDPSWTTDARFEAVFPEGMAEAMTARALTRGRAGGIDGLLADAGRTVTRVVRGGGKVVAGTDSPIIPYGAALIAEVENYVWGGLTEVEALRTATSVAAEALAMEGEIGTLSAGALADILIVEGNPLEDIEDLRRARIVIKDGEIFRLEDLLQPPRALVP; this is translated from the coding sequence ATGTACCAGCTATCGGTCCCGCGACTACGACGGCCGTCCAGCGCGCTGATCCCCCTGGCGGCGCGGTTTCTCCTGCCCCTGGCGCTGTTTCTCCTGTCCGGATCGCTTCTCCTGCCAACGGCGTCGCACGCGCAGGATCGCGAGGTACAGGTCACGGTGTCGGAGGGGACGAACATGGCGGCGGCGGTATCGCCGGACGGGAGCCGGATCGTGCTCGACCTGCAGGGGACGCTGTGGGTGATGGACGCGGGGGGCGGCGAGGCGCGCGCGATCACGGACATGTACTACGACGCGCGGCAGCCGCAGTGGGCGCCGGACGGGAGCCGGATCGTGTTCCAGTCGTTTCGGGACGGGCGCTGGCACATCTGGTCGATCGCGTCCGACGGGACCGATCCGGTGCAGCACACCTTCGGTCCCTACGACGAGCGGGAGCCGGCCTATTCCCCCGATGGCGGCGCGATCGTCTTCGCCTCGGATCGTTCCGGCAACTATGACATCTGGACGCTCGACGTCTCGGGCGGGCCCGGCGACGGCCGAATCCAGCGGGTGACGGACGCGCCCACGCACGAGTTCACGCCGCAGTGGTCACCGGATGGCGAGTCCCTGGCCTACGCTTCGGACCGCGCCCTCGGGGCGATCGTCGTCCGCGAGAGCGGCGGCTCGATCCGGGTCGTGGCGCGGAACGCGGGCGCGATTTCGCCGGCGTGGAGCCCGGACGGAAGCCGGATCGCGTACTCGGCCGTCGTCCAGGGCCAGACCGGCCTCTGGGTGGCCGACGCCGGCGCCGACGACAGCGGAGGCGGGGGCGCCGCCACGCCGACGCGCCTCACCGAAGAAGGGGCGGACGTCTTCCCCTTCCGTCCCATGTGGATGGGGGACGGGATGGGAGACGGGACGGACGCCGCGGAGATCGCCTACACCGGCGACGGCCGCATCCGGCGCGTGTCGGCGGACGGCGCGCCGGGGGCGGACATCCCCTTCGAGGCCACGTTCGCGTTCACGCGGCGCGACTACGAGCGCGCGCCGCGTTCGTTCGAGGCGGGAGGACCGGAGCCCGTGCAGGGGATCGTCGCCCCGGCGGTCTCCCCGGACGGTCGCCACATCGCCTTCACCGCGCTCGGCGACCTGTGGCTGCTCGACATCGGGGCGGGCGGAGCGGACGGGACCGACGAGGCGGGCGGCGCGAGGCCCCGGCGGCTCACGGACGACCCCTTCGTCGACCTGATGCCGGCGTGGTCGCGCGACGGCTCGCGGCTTGCCTACGCCTCGGACCGGGCGGGCTCGCTCGACATCTGGGTGCGCGACATGGCCACCGGCACCGAGACGCGCGCCACCGCCGAGCCGGGCGGAGAGGTGGGCCCCGTGTTCTCCCCCGCCGGGGACCGGATCGTCTTCACCTCGGTCATGGGCCTGCAGGCCGCCGTGCAGGCCGTGGACCTCGCGACGGGCGAACTCACCACGATCCGCGGCGATCTCTTCGCTCCCAGCCGGCCGTCGTTCTCTCCGGATGGGCGGACGATCGCGATGTCCGTCCTCTCCCAGTACTCGTCGCGCTTCCGGGAGGGGCGGAACGAGATCCTCCTGCAGCCGCTGGACGGAGGCGAGACGCGCGTGGTCACGGCGGCCGATCACGAGAACATGGGCGTGCGGGCGCTCGACGGGCCGGTGTGGTCGCCGGACGGGCGGCGCATGGCGTACGCCAGCGAGGGCGTGCTGTGGATGGTCGAGGTCGACGCGGACGGCGTGCCCAGCGCGCCGCCGACACGTCTCTCCAACCACCACGCGGACGCGATCTCGTGGACGGGCGACTCGCGGTCCATCGTCTATCAGTCGACGCGCGGCCTGCGCCGCTACCACCTCGACGACGGCCGCTCCGAGGAGATTCCGCTGCGGCTGGAGTGGCAGCGCCCCGCGCGCGAGGGTGCCGTGCTCGTGCGCGCGGCGCGCGTGTGGGACGGCGTCTCGGACGAGATCTCCCGCGACATGGACGTCATCATCGAGGGCAACCGGATCGTCTCCGTCGTCCCGCACAGCGACGCGAACCTCGCCGCGGTCATCGACGCGGGGGGCGAGGTCGTGGACGCGGGCGACCTCACCGTCCTTCCGGGCCTCGTCGACATGCACTCGCACATGGGCTACGGGATGGGCGAGGCGCTGGGCCGCGCCTTTCTCGCCTACGGGGTGACGACGATCCGCGATCCCACCTCGGACCCCTACGAGATCGCCGAGCGCCGGGAGTCCATCGACTCGGGCCGCCGCATCGGACCGCGGGAGTTCGCCACCGGCCGCACGATGGACGGCAACCGGATCTACTACTCGGGCGCCGGCTCCCTCGGCCCCAACGGGAACCTCGAGCTGGAGCTGGACCGCGCCGAGCACACGGGCTATTCGCTCATCAAGACCTACGTCCGCATGCCGGACCTCATCCAGCGCCGCATCATCGAGTTCGCGCACGGGATCGGGATTCCGGTGGCGAGTCACGAGATCTATCCCGCCGTCGCCCACGGCCAGGACCACGTCGAACACATCTCGGGCACGAGCCGCCGCGGCTATTCGCCGAAGGTGACGGCGATGTACCGGACGTACGACGACGTGATCCAGCTCCTTACCGCCTCCGGCATGACGATCACGCCGACGATGGCCCTCATGGGCGGCTGGTGGAAGTCCGTCGGCGACGACCCGTCGTGGACGACCGACGCTCGCTTCGAGGCCGTGTTCCCCGAGGGGATGGCCGAGGCCATGACCGCGCGCGCCCTCACGAGGGGCCGGGCCGGCGGCATCGACGGGCTGCTCGCCGACGCCGGCCGCACCGTAACCCGCGTCGTGCGGGGCGGAGGCAAGGTGGTGGCGGGAACGGACTCCCCCATCATCCCCTACGGCGCCGCCCTCATCGCGGAGGTCGAGAACTACGTGTGGGGCGGCCTCACGGAGGTCGAGGCGCTGCGCACGGCGACGTCGGTGGCCGCCGAGGCGCTCGCGATGGAAGGAGAGATCGGAACGCTGTCCGCCGGAGCCCTGGCCGACATCCTCATCGTCGAAGGCAACCCGCTGGAGGACATCGAGGACCTGCGCCGCGCCCGCATCGTCATCAAGGACGGCGAGATCTTCCGCCTCGAGGACCTGTTGCAGCCCCCCCGCGCGCTCGTGCCCTGA
- a CDS encoding NINE protein, producing MPGRGDLDFSRAVLDQLYSYRPKREGIAYPLWLLTGIFGGHRFYLDRPGTGLLMLLTLGGAGLWWLLDVLLIPRMVRKFNEDQARRRFLGLPPRQLAFMPAKGETLPPEPHWAAKRGTRVRLVADSVVMMLAGGSMGAFARGFGIYEPIVAALALIAITLLGTRWAALSNLPILRGFDRWAHRLRLFYYTNDPGGAVSLAFRQVLAAFAILRRRRRAEAKLYLQFGVWFTIIFTVFDIIEASSGTGGFTFSLVQDFYMTLFATYAFAAPIGAILNKHVLLQRSDRVIWVLSGVAVLFIVTSLF from the coding sequence GTGCCTGGGCGGGGCGACCTCGACTTCTCCCGGGCGGTGCTCGACCAGCTCTACAGCTACCGGCCGAAGCGCGAAGGCATCGCCTATCCGCTGTGGCTCCTGACGGGGATCTTCGGCGGCCACCGCTTCTATCTCGACCGTCCCGGCACCGGCCTCCTCATGCTCCTCACGCTCGGAGGTGCGGGGCTGTGGTGGCTGCTGGATGTGCTCCTGATTCCGCGCATGGTGCGGAAGTTCAACGAAGACCAGGCGCGGCGGCGCTTCCTCGGCCTGCCGCCCCGCCAGCTCGCCTTCATGCCGGCCAAGGGGGAGACGCTCCCGCCGGAGCCGCACTGGGCCGCCAAGCGGGGGACGCGCGTCCGCCTGGTCGCCGACTCCGTCGTGATGATGCTGGCGGGCGGATCGATGGGCGCCTTCGCGCGCGGCTTCGGGATCTACGAGCCGATCGTCGCGGCGCTCGCGCTCATCGCGATCACCCTGCTGGGAACGCGCTGGGCCGCCCTCTCCAACCTGCCAATCCTGCGGGGGTTCGACCGCTGGGCGCACCGGCTGCGCCTGTTCTACTACACGAACGATCCCGGCGGGGCCGTGTCGCTCGCCTTCCGCCAGGTGCTGGCCGCGTTCGCCATCCTCCGCAGGCGCCGGCGCGCCGAGGCCAAGCTCTACCTGCAGTTCGGCGTCTGGTTCACGATCATCTTCACCGTCTTCGACATCATCGAGGCGAGCAGCGGCACGGGGGGCTTCACGTTCTCCCTGGTGCAGGACTTCTACATGACGCTGTTCGCGACCTACGCCTTCGCCGCCCCGATCGGGGCGATCCTCAACAAGCACGTCCTCCTCCAGCGCAGCGACCGCGTGATTTGGGTGCTGAGCGGCGTCGCCGTACTGTTCATCGTCACGAGTCTCTTCTGA
- a CDS encoding transporter, producing the protein MMRRRWMVGTLAIGSLFAMATGSAHGQRGPLVADRPDFTEAAATVGRGVVQLEFGYTYEYDRPGDSSGGGGRGGVWTHSLGEPLLRIGVLGERLELRLGLSPVSVGAGADGRSFTETGMEDLYLGTKLLLAEQEGLRPALAVLPQVTVPTGSDAFTSDRTLPGVNFIYGWDLSEDVSLAGSTQVNRALSDAGGGGPRGEAAEYAEWAQSAVAGFSVGARAGVYAEWFAFFHTEARGTRAEHYANGGFTWSFGDDLQWDIRAGLGLNESATGFFAGTGLVVRFP; encoded by the coding sequence ATGATGCGCAGACGATGGATGGTTGGGACCCTCGCGATCGGCTCGCTCTTCGCGATGGCGACCGGGTCCGCGCACGGGCAGCGGGGACCGCTCGTGGCGGACCGGCCGGACTTCACCGAGGCGGCGGCCACCGTGGGGCGCGGCGTGGTCCAGCTCGAGTTCGGCTACACGTATGAGTACGACCGGCCGGGCGACAGCAGCGGGGGCGGCGGGCGCGGCGGCGTGTGGACGCACTCGCTGGGCGAGCCTCTCCTGCGGATCGGGGTGCTCGGCGAGCGACTCGAACTTCGGCTGGGCCTGAGCCCCGTGTCCGTGGGCGCGGGGGCGGACGGGCGGAGCTTCACCGAGACCGGCATGGAGGACCTTTACCTGGGCACCAAGCTGTTGCTGGCCGAACAGGAAGGGCTGCGGCCCGCGCTGGCGGTCCTGCCCCAGGTGACCGTCCCCACGGGGAGCGATGCGTTCACGAGCGACCGCACGCTGCCGGGGGTGAACTTCATCTACGGCTGGGACCTCTCGGAGGACGTCTCGCTGGCGGGCAGCACGCAGGTGAACCGGGCGCTGAGCGATGCCGGCGGCGGAGGGCCCCGGGGCGAAGCGGCGGAGTACGCGGAGTGGGCGCAGTCGGCCGTGGCCGGGTTCTCGGTGGGCGCGCGGGCCGGGGTCTACGCGGAGTGGTTCGCCTTCTTCCACACGGAGGCGAGGGGGACCCGCGCGGAACACTACGCGAATGGCGGCTTCACGTGGAGCTTCGGCGACGATCTCCAGTGGGACATCCGCGCCGGCCTGGGATTGAACGAGTCCGCGACGGGCTTCTTCGCGGGGACGGGACTCGTCGTCAGGTTCCCCTGA
- a CDS encoding methylmalonyl-CoA mutase family protein, whose translation MSKHGALSDQLELWEAVFRQAPQRDDTSFRSISGREIKPLYTPLDAGDTGPAGYLDRLGTPGEFPFTRGPYHSMYRTKLWTMRLFSGFATAHETNERYKYLLRRGQTGLSVAFDFPTLMGYDSDDRRSEGEVGKCGVAISSLADMETLFDGIPLDQVSVSMTINGPALMLYAFLLVTAENQGVPLDRVRGTIQNDILKEYQAQHAWIFPPEPALKIIADIFEWSADAAPRFNTISISGYHIREAGATAAQELAYTLKNGFTYVERGIERGLEVDSFAPRLSFFWDVHNDFFEEIAKFRAGRRIWARHVRDVYGARDPRSLRLRTHAQTAGVSLTAQQPHNNIVRVAYQAMAAALGGTQSLHTNAMDETLALPTEEAAKIALRTQQILAYETGVPNTIDPLAGSYYVESLTDELEAEAEEIFREIDDIGGVVYGIESGYFQAQIAASARRFQDEVEKGTQTIVGVNRFEDAEEPPIEILKIGEEAAAKQEARLADLRARRDSGAVERALETLGRAAREDENLLPPLLDAVRAYATLGEIRIVLEKVYGRFKEPVAF comes from the coding sequence ATGAGCAAGCACGGTGCGCTGAGCGATCAACTCGAGCTGTGGGAGGCGGTCTTCCGCCAGGCGCCGCAACGCGACGACACCAGCTTCCGGAGCATCTCCGGGCGGGAGATCAAGCCGCTCTACACCCCCCTCGACGCCGGCGACACGGGCCCCGCGGGCTACCTGGACCGGCTCGGCACGCCCGGCGAGTTCCCGTTCACGCGCGGCCCCTACCATTCGATGTACCGCACGAAGCTGTGGACGATGCGCCTCTTCTCCGGCTTCGCCACCGCGCACGAGACGAACGAGCGCTACAAGTACCTCCTCCGGCGCGGACAGACCGGCCTTTCCGTCGCCTTCGACTTCCCCACCCTCATGGGATACGACTCCGACGACCGCCGCTCCGAAGGAGAAGTGGGGAAGTGCGGCGTCGCGATCTCGAGCCTCGCCGACATGGAGACGCTCTTCGACGGGATCCCGCTCGACCAGGTCTCCGTGTCGATGACGATCAACGGGCCCGCCCTCATGCTGTACGCCTTCCTCCTGGTCACGGCGGAGAACCAGGGGGTGCCGCTCGACCGGGTCCGGGGCACGATCCAGAACGACATCCTCAAGGAATACCAGGCGCAGCACGCGTGGATCTTCCCCCCCGAGCCCGCGCTCAAGATCATCGCCGACATCTTCGAGTGGTCGGCGGACGCCGCGCCGCGCTTCAACACGATCTCCATCTCCGGCTATCACATCCGCGAGGCGGGGGCGACCGCCGCGCAGGAACTCGCCTACACGCTCAAGAACGGCTTCACCTACGTGGAGCGGGGCATCGAACGCGGGCTCGAGGTGGACAGCTTCGCGCCCCGGCTCTCCTTCTTCTGGGACGTGCACAACGACTTCTTCGAGGAGATCGCCAAGTTCCGGGCGGGCCGCCGCATCTGGGCCCGGCACGTGCGCGACGTGTACGGGGCCCGGGATCCCCGGAGCCTGCGGCTGCGGACGCACGCCCAGACGGCCGGCGTCTCGCTCACCGCCCAGCAGCCGCACAACAACATCGTGCGGGTCGCGTACCAGGCGATGGCGGCGGCGCTCGGCGGCACACAGTCGCTGCACACGAACGCGATGGACGAGACGCTCGCGCTCCCCACGGAGGAGGCGGCGAAGATCGCCCTCCGCACCCAGCAGATCCTCGCCTACGAGACCGGCGTCCCGAACACGATCGATCCGCTCGCGGGCTCCTACTACGTCGAGTCGCTCACGGATGAACTCGAGGCGGAGGCGGAGGAGATCTTCCGCGAGATCGACGACATCGGCGGGGTCGTGTACGGGATCGAGTCCGGCTACTTCCAGGCACAGATCGCGGCTTCCGCGCGCCGCTTCCAGGACGAGGTGGAGAAGGGGACGCAGACGATCGTGGGCGTGAACCGCTTCGAGGATGCGGAAGAGCCCCCGATCGAGATTCTGAAGATCGGGGAGGAGGCCGCCGCGAAGCAGGAGGCGCGGCTGGCGGATCTCCGCGCGCGCCGCGATTCCGGCGCGGTCGAGCGGGCGCTCGAGACGCTGGGGCGGGCCGCGCGCGAGGACGAGAACCTGCTGCCGCCGCTGCTCGACGCCGTGCGGGCCTACGCGACGCTGGGCGAGATCCGGATCGTGCTGGAGAAGGTGTACGGCCGCTTCAAGGAGCCCGTGGCCTTCTGA
- a CDS encoding AAA family ATPase, producing MIRRVHGSRIAPDAEIGGRVQVVGNSGSGKSTLAARLAEAMGAPFVELDALNWLPGWVGLNQTDPDRFERRIRDATRGERWVVAGSYEKFSRRVLWPRLDTVVWLDLPLPLLVGRFLRRSWRRSRSGELVWGTNREWFWRHLLVWRHDSLLAWIITQHRRKRRNMLACMSGPRWAQIRFVRLASPREVEAFAAAVFSVWSDQM from the coding sequence ATGATCCGCCGAGTTCATGGTAGTCGAATCGCGCCGGACGCCGAGATCGGCGGCCGTGTCCAGGTGGTGGGCAACAGCGGGTCGGGGAAGAGCACGCTCGCGGCGCGGCTGGCGGAGGCGATGGGTGCGCCGTTCGTGGAACTGGACGCGCTCAACTGGCTGCCCGGCTGGGTCGGGCTGAACCAGACGGACCCCGACAGGTTCGAGCGCCGAATCCGAGACGCGACCCGGGGGGAACGTTGGGTCGTCGCGGGTTCCTACGAGAAGTTCTCCCGGCGGGTGCTGTGGCCGCGCCTCGATACCGTCGTTTGGCTCGACCTGCCGCTGCCGCTCCTCGTGGGGCGCTTCCTCCGCCGCTCGTGGCGACGCTCGCGATCCGGGGAACTGGTTTGGGGTACGAACCGGGAGTGGTTCTGGCGCCACCTCCTGGTCTGGCGGCACGACTCGCTCCTCGCCTGGATCATCACGCAGCACAGGCGCAAGCGGCGAAACATGCTCGCGTGCATGTCGGGCCCGCGCTGGGCGCAAATCCGGTTCGTGCGCCTCGCGTCCCCCCGCGAAGTCGAGGCCTTCGCCGCAGCCGTGTTTTCCGTTTGGTCTGACCAAATGTAA
- a CDS encoding DUF5674 family protein — translation MTAGRIISQPISRADLAQMAETQFGDWIKAVVDISREVMAVGGDLHADDEALLLQHDSRQQDLWGINLYLEDEGAEWIEFDSLINIRPAQANRSRGVDDEQTRERIRTLVESLVLAE, via the coding sequence TTGACGGCGGGGCGCATCATCTCGCAGCCCATCTCCCGCGCAGATCTCGCGCAAATGGCCGAGACCCAGTTCGGCGACTGGATCAAGGCCGTGGTCGACATCTCCCGGGAGGTCATGGCCGTCGGAGGCGATTTGCACGCGGATGATGAGGCGCTGCTCCTCCAGCACGACTCCCGCCAGCAGGATCTCTGGGGCATCAACCTGTATCTGGAGGACGAAGGCGCGGAATGGATCGAGTTCGACTCGCTGATAAACATTCGGCCCGCGCAGGCGAACCGCTCCCGCGGCGTAGACGACGAGCAGACGCGTGAGCGCATCCGCACGCTGGTCGAGTCGCTGGTTCTCGCCGAGTAA